From Nematostella vectensis chromosome 14, jaNemVect1.1, whole genome shotgun sequence, a single genomic window includes:
- the LOC116614950 gene encoding uncharacterized protein LOC116614950: MKVILLILIGVAIAAAVDWPKMDSPDVGGGGDGGPWMQCRFTYMKCWFDAKEITEKYKCQLDFNKCMRGPRPTMPANDALAYDDGDGSQAGGPWMQCRFTYMKCWFDAKNIAEKYQCQLDFNKCMRGPRPTMPANDDVVMGTSNDDDDDDDDDDNGSGQPGGPWMQCRFKFMKCWFDAKSFKEKYQCQLDFNKCMRGPRPHLPSA; this comes from the exons ATGAAGGTGATCTTACTGATTCTCATCGGCGTTGCCATAGCGGCGGCTGTTGATTGGCCGAAGATGGATTCCCCGGACGTTGGGGGTGGCGGAGATGGTGGTCCGTGGATG CAATGCCGATTCACGTACATGAAGTGCTGGTTTGACGCTAAAGAAATCACGGAGAAATACAAGTGTCAGCTGGATTTTAATAAGTGCATGCGTGGACCCAGACCTACAATGCCGGCTAACGATGCGCTTGCGTacgatgacggtgatggttcACAGGCAGGGGGTCCGTGGATG CAATGCCGATTCACGTACATGAAGTGCTGGTTTGACGCTAAAAACATCGCGGAGAAGTACCAGTGTCAGCTGGATTTTAATAAGTGCATGCGCGGACCCAGACCTACAATGCCGGCTAACGATGACGTAGTGATGGGTACATCcaacgacgacgatgatgatgatgatgacgatgataacgGGTCAGGACAACCTGGGGGACCATGGATG CAATGCCGATTCAAGTTCATGAAGTGCTGGTTTGACGCTAAAAGCTTCAAGGAGAAGTACCAGTGTCAGCTGGATTTTAATAAGTGCATGCGCGGACCCAGGCCCCATCTGCCATCTGCATGA